Part of the Candidatus Brocadia sinica JPN1 genome, CGGGTGCTGGTCAAAGAAAAGCGGGACTACGAGGGTTTTCATACTCGTCCGATGCGATGGGAAACCGTGGTACAGAAGTTCGAGCGGCTCAGTGGACCATACACAGATGCATCCCTGCGCCTCAAAATTATAGATGCGGTCGCTGATATGGATTCAATACAGATTTCATATATACTGAGATTGCTGGCAAAGGTTCAGGTTCCGGCAACTTGATGTTTAAGAATTTCAAAGTTTTAGCATGGGAGCCAAAGCCATGCCCCTTTCGACAGAGAGGAGGCATAGCTTTTCCCGTTAAAAAGAGGAAATAAAGGGGTAGTTGAAGTGGGAAAGAAGTCCAATCCACCCCCTGCACCTCCGCCAGCGGGGAATATGAAGGATTCAATACAAATAAGAAATTAACAGTGATTATTGATTCCTTAACTTAACACCTATGGGATACAGGGGGAGTAACACTAAGGTTTTCTTTGTGACTTGGCATCTTTGTGGCAAAAAATGAAACAGATTAAGGAGGATCAAAAATGGCTCAATTTAAAACCCACACTGCAGAACGAGCGTTTGCCTTTCTAAAAGTTAATGAGCGCCAGCCAAAGCCTCGTACAAAAGGCGTTACGGAGATCCGAGGCCCTTACTATACACCGATGGGTAAGCATTATTTGCAAGATATTCTGGAAACTATGGGCGCTTATGTGGACACACTCAAGTTTGCTGGCGGATCCTTCAGCCTCATGCCGCGGCAGATAGTCAAGGAACTCATTGATATCTGCCATGCGTATAACGTTCGTGTCTCCACAGGAGGCTTTATAGAATATGTGCTTACCCAAGGAATTGAAGCTGTGGGCCGCTACATTCAAGAGTGCAAGGAACTCAGCTTTGATATCGTAGAGATTTCAAGCGGCTTTATCACCGTGCCAACGGAAGACCTCGTGCGCCTCGTTGAGAAGGTACAAAAGGCTGGATTGATCGCAAAGCCGGAAGTTGGAATTCAATTTGGATCTGGCGGCGCAAGCGCCGTCGCCGAACTGGAGGCCGAAGGAACGCGTGACCCGGAATGGGCCATTTTGCAGGCAAAACGATTTTTAGAGGCCGGGGCGCATATGATTATGATAGAATCTGAGGGGATTACCGAAAATGTAAAGATGTGGCGGACTGATGTTGTGGCCAGGATCATCAATGCGTTGGGGCTGGAAAAAGTGATGTTTGAAGCGGCAGATCCTGACGTCTTTTCGTGGTATATTAAGAATTACGGGCCGGAGGTTAATCTCTTTGTTGATCACAGCCAGATTGTTCAGCTTGAATCTCTGAGGTCAGGCATCTGGGGAACAAAAAGCCTCTGGGGCCGTGTTCTCACATACAGGAGTTAAGTGAAAAAGGAGGTGATAATCAAAAATACCCATTATAGAGAATTTGAAGGAACAGGAAACGAAGTTTACTGCCATTAACAAAGGCTATTGTTATATGGTAATCGGCCAATTTTTTCCCAGAAAACATTGAAAGTTGATTATAAAACAACGTGTTTTCATAAAACTCAGGTAAAAGGAGAAACAGACGACATGAAGCAAAAGAGAACTATACTATTTAATGCTTGTGTCCTATTTGCAACCATGATGTTCATCAGTTCTAACGTTTATGCCAACGAGAATGAGAAGGAGTCTGGATGGAATATCGGTGTTGCCGGCAAAAAAACGGTATACGTCGCTCACTGGACACATACCCCGGAAAACTGTCCTGGCAGGAGTGAAGAAGGAGCAATGATGCTGAGTAAGTTCTGGGAGGGAAGAAAAATAGCCGAAGAGAAGGGTGTAACGATACTGGGAGCTTATGCCACAGTTACAGAACATGATTTTTTTATTATCCTGGAAGCAAATGATTATAGTGCAGTGGTAGAATTTTTTCTTCCACTGGTGCCCAGCCAGACCGGGAAAATTGTACCCGTTCTCACTATAGACGAATGCCTGCAGATGGTGTCACGGTGAAAAAAGAATCTGAAATTCATCTGACTAACAGACAAGCAAAAGATTTCGCACGCATTGCGCAATCAAAATACCGTTTATTGTCTCATCAATACGCTAAAGATCGGAGGGATACTCTATGAAAGTAGCTGTCTACGATACCTACGTCGTAAAGAAGAACGGGGCGACGATGCATTTTGATATTATCGTTCCAAAGGATCAGCCCCATGAAAAGGTCATCCAATATGGTCATGAATATCTAAAGAGAGTCGGACAGGAGGGACAACCGCTCACAACCAAGGAATGCCGCTTCTGTCATACGGAAGAGGCATCAGAGGATGTTGAAAAGGCCATTAATGAGAGCGGTTATTATATTTACGAAATGGAAGGATGTGATTGAGAAACATCCCCTCCGATCTTAATGCGAGGCTACGATGGAATTCAAAAAATTGTCGAATAACATTGAAATACCTGTTATAGGTCTTGGAACATGGACTATTGGCGGAGGAGATGTGGCAGACACTACGTATGACAGTGAAGATATTTCTGCAATTAAAAATGCGATCAAACTTGGAATAACAAACATTGATACCGCGGAAGCGTATGCCCAGGGCCATACAGAAGAACTGGTTGGAAGGGCAATCGGTGGTTTTGATAGAAAAAATCTGTTTATCACTTCGAAAGTTTCATCGGAGCATTTAAGTTATGAGGAGCTCATTGTTTCTGCTAAAGGGAGTCTAGGGAGGTTAAATACGAATTATATTGATTTATATCTGATTCATGCGCCGAACCCGGACATCCCAATACAGGAAACCATGAAGGCAATGGATTTTCTCGTTGAACAAAAACTGGTTAAGTGTATTGGGGTAAGTAATTTTGCGGTTGAACAAATAAAAGAAGCGCAGAAATATACGAAAAATAAAATCGTTGCCAATCAGATTGAATACAACCTGCTTGTAAGGAATGAAGGTAGAGTAACGAATGATATGGAATCAAAAATAATTCCCTATTGCCAGGAAAATAATATTCTCGTTATCGCATGGAGACCTCTTGCAAAGGGCGAACTCGCAAAACCCGGGTTTAAAATCTTAGATGAACTAGCCAAAAAATACAACAAGGCGCAGTCTCAAATTGCAATAAATTGGCTAATTTCTAAAAAAGGAATTGTTACCATAACGAAATCAACAAAGGTTGAACACCTCAGAGAAAACTTAGGCGCCATTGGCTGGAAATTAAAGCAGGAAGATATTGATCGATTGAATAACGAATTTATAAGTTGATCTAAGCCTGAATTATATAGTTTTTTTAAAAAAGAGGAGGTTTCTATGGAGGACAGAATTAAGATTAATGACAATATCACATCAGCAAGCCAGCCGTCCAAAGAAGAAATTGAAAAACTGCCACAACAGGGATTTAAATCGGTTATCAATCTCCGAACTTTCGGGGAAGATGCTCAGCCTCTTTCGCCAAAAGATGAAGGAGTTCTAGTCCGGAAATGCGGGATGAAATATTTACATATCCCAGTTTCAATGAAGGAAGGCATAACGCCTGAATTGGTTGATCAATTTCGTAAAGAAATAGAGCTTCTGCCAACGCCGATATTTGTTCACTGCCGTACAGGAAAACGTGCTGGGGCGTTCTCCATGATGCACACAGCGCTAAAGGAGGGATTGACAGGCGAAGAGGCGCTTCAAAAGGCAATGTCAATAGGATTTGCATGTGATATGCCGCAATTAAAGGATTTTTTTGTAAACTATATTAATCAACATAAATAACATTTAACGGAAAAAGAAAGAAGAAGAAACTACTATGGTCATCAAAGAAAAAATTCAAAAGATAATCAATAAGCAGATAAACTTCGAAATGTGTTCTTCGTATCTCTATCTTTCAATGGCTGCGTATTTCGAATTCACCAATTTACCTGGATTTGCCGGTTGGTTTAAGGTACAGGCAACGGAGGAAAATGGACATGTGATAAAACTCTTTGATTTTATCGTCAAAAGAGGCGGAAGGGTTGTCTTGCAACAGATCGAGGCGCCAAAAAAAAGAATGGGAGTCGCCACTTACGGTGTTTGAGGACTTTGCTGCTCATGAATTAAAAGCAACTGAAAAGATACATAGCCTTATAAAACTGGCTCAGTCGGAGAATGATTATGCCACAGAGATTATGCTGCAGCAATTTGTTCGTGAACAGGTTGAGGAAGAGGCAATCGCTAATATAATAGTGGCAAAACTTAAACTTATTGCAAACTCTGTAAGTGGATTGCTTATACTCGATAAAGAATTAGGAGGGCGTAAGTAAAAAATAAATTTTCGGGGCTGTTTAGAAAAAAATACTCTCTAAAAAAGGAGTTAAATTATGAAGGCAAAGGTAGACCAAGATACGTGTATCGGTTGTGGCTTATGTGTTCAGATCTGTCCTGAGGTTTTTCGGATGGATGGTGATAAGGCAGAGGTAATTGTTGCCATTGTCCCCAAAGAGGTTGAAGATGCCTGTAAAAATGCTGAAGATGAATGCCCTGTAACGGCGATAACAATAGAAGAATAAAGAGGTTTAAATTTACCATGTTTGAAACAAAACGGGTTTACGAAAAACCAGCTAGAAATGATGGCACACGGGTTTTGATTGATCGTCTCTGGCCGCGAGGTCTTAAAAAAGAAGAGGCTGCCATCGATTACTGGATGAAGGAGATTGCCCCCAGCGATACGCTCCGAAAGTGGTTTGCTCATAAAGAGGAACGCTGGCAGGAATTTAAAAGCCGTTATATGAAGGAGTTGAAAGAGAAAAATGAACTCTTGAAGCAATTGATAGATTTAGGGAAAAATAAAAAAGTCACCCTATTATATGCCGCCAAAGATGAAGAAAGAAATAATGCACAAGCGCTTTTGGAGGTATTGAAAAACAAATGAGCTGGACGTGTCCGCATCAGATAAATAATGAATGTATTAGGTTGAGAAAATCATGTCAACCTTTGCAGAAAGGTTGTGTGCTGGATGGGAAAGTTACCTTTATTGATAATCAATTGAACATTGAAACTAAAAAGGATTTAAGAAAGGAGGTTGATCATGATGGTAAAATTAGATCCCATTGCGGAATTCAGAGAAGACCACAGAAAAGTAAGGGACGGATTACTTGAATTAATGGAATCCTTGCAATCAAAGGATGTTGTCAAGGCAAGAAAAATACTTGACAAGATAAACGTAGTTGTCGGTCCACATTTCAGATACGAAGAAGAGGTACTTTATCCAACCTTACGTGTATTTTTGGGTGAGTATGTCGATCAGTTACTCACGGAGCATGATGGTGTAATAGCTACTGCCCGCTCTTGTGCCGAGTTGCTAAAGAAGGATAGTCTAACAGATGAGGAGGCAAAGCTGGCTGTTTCAGCGGCAAGAGCGCTCCTTATTCACGTCTCAAACTGTGACGGTTTGTCGATACTTTCCGAAAGATTGAATAAAAACGAAATAGATACTTTAAGCGAGAAACTTGCTACCGCAAGAAAAGCGGGAGTACCTTTGCTAGATTGGGCAGAAACCATAAGAGGCAAATGAAATAAACCATGGAGACAGATAAGAAAGGTTTATCGATCATATTTCATAGTGGTTCATACGACCGCGTTTATCACGGTTTTTCCATTGCGCTGGTAGCCCTGGCATTAGGTAGAGAAGCAAGGTGCTTTTTTACCTATTGGGCGTTAGAATATCTGGTAAAAGGAAAACCAGTTTTCCAACTTAATGAAGAGAGGCAAATTCATCGGCGCCTATTAGAAGAACATATGAAAAAAGGCCATATTCAGGAAATATCTGAACTTTTAACCCAAGCTAAGGCTATGGGCGCGAAGTTTTATGTCTGCACCAATTCTATGGGCTTGTTAAATATATCCCGGGACGAACTTGTAAATGAGGTTGACAAGAGTATGGGGTTGACCACATTTCTTGCGGAGACTGGCCATGATCAAATTTTATTTATCTAATAAGGAGATCAAAGATGATGAGCAACAACCCAATCCAGATGCTTGAGGACGAACATCTTATTATTGCCAAAGTGATCAGCGCAGTTCCAGTGCTGGCAGACCGGCTGGAAGCGGGCCGGGTAGTGGATATAAAAACGCTTCATGGGGTAATTGAATTCCTGCAAACCTTCGCCGATA contains:
- a CDS encoding DUF3303 domain-containing protein; this translates as MKQKRTILFNACVLFATMMFISSNVYANENEKESGWNIGVAGKKTVYVAHWTHTPENCPGRSEEGAMMLSKFWEGRKIAEEKGVTILGAYATVTEHDFFIILEANDYSAVVEFFLPLVPSQTGKIVPVLTIDECLQMVSR
- a CDS encoding phosphosulfolactate synthase produces the protein MAQFKTHTAERAFAFLKVNERQPKPRTKGVTEIRGPYYTPMGKHYLQDILETMGAYVDTLKFAGGSFSLMPRQIVKELIDICHAYNVRVSTGGFIEYVLTQGIEAVGRYIQECKELSFDIVEISSGFITVPTEDLVRLVEKVQKAGLIAKPEVGIQFGSGGASAVAELEAEGTRDPEWAILQAKRFLEAGAHMIMIESEGITENVKMWRTDVVARIINALGLEKVMFEAADPDVFSWYIKNYGPEVNLFVDHSQIVQLESLRSGIWGTKSLWGRVLTYRS
- a CDS encoding hemerythrin domain-containing protein — protein: MMVKLDPIAEFREDHRKVRDGLLELMESLQSKDVVKARKILDKINVVVGPHFRYEEEVLYPTLRVFLGEYVDQLLTEHDGVIATARSCAELLKKDSLTDEEAKLAVSAARALLIHVSNCDGLSILSERLNKNEIDTLSEKLATARKAGVPLLDWAETIRGK
- a CDS encoding aldo/keto reductase, which translates into the protein MEFKKLSNNIEIPVIGLGTWTIGGGDVADTTYDSEDISAIKNAIKLGITNIDTAEAYAQGHTEELVGRAIGGFDRKNLFITSKVSSEHLSYEELIVSAKGSLGRLNTNYIDLYLIHAPNPDIPIQETMKAMDFLVEQKLVKCIGVSNFAVEQIKEAQKYTKNKIVANQIEYNLLVRNEGRVTNDMESKIIPYCQENNILVIAWRPLAKGELAKPGFKILDELAKKYNKAQSQIAINWLISKKGIVTITKSTKVEHLRENLGAIGWKLKQEDIDRLNNEFIS
- a CDS encoding ferritin-like domain-containing protein yields the protein MVIKEKIQKIINKQINFEMCSSYLYLSMAAYFEFTNLPGFAGWFKVQATEENGHVIKLFDFIVKRGGRVVLQQIEAPKKRMGVATYGV
- a CDS encoding DUF2024 family protein yields the protein MKVAVYDTYVVKKNGATMHFDIIVPKDQPHEKVIQYGHEYLKRVGQEGQPLTTKECRFCHTEEASEDVEKAINESGYYIYEMEGCD
- a CDS encoding beta-lactamase hydrolase domain-containing protein — its product is MEDRIKINDNITSASQPSKEEIEKLPQQGFKSVINLRTFGEDAQPLSPKDEGVLVRKCGMKYLHIPVSMKEGITPELVDQFRKEIELLPTPIFVHCRTGKRAGAFSMMHTALKEGLTGEEALQKAMSIGFACDMPQLKDFFVNYINQHK
- a CDS encoding DsrE/DsrF/DrsH-like family protein, coding for METDKKGLSIIFHSGSYDRVYHGFSIALVALALGREARCFFTYWALEYLVKGKPVFQLNEERQIHRRLLEEHMKKGHIQEISELLTQAKAMGAKFYVCTNSMGLLNISRDELVNEVDKSMGLTTFLAETGHDQILFI
- a CDS encoding ferredoxin; translated protein: MKAKVDQDTCIGCGLCVQICPEVFRMDGDKAEVIVAIVPKEVEDACKNAEDECPVTAITIEE
- a CDS encoding DUF488 domain-containing protein, which encodes MFETKRVYEKPARNDGTRVLIDRLWPRGLKKEEAAIDYWMKEIAPSDTLRKWFAHKEERWQEFKSRYMKELKEKNELLKQLIDLGKNKKVTLLYAAKDEERNNAQALLEVLKNK
- a CDS encoding ferritin-like domain-containing protein yields the protein MFEDFAAHELKATEKIHSLIKLAQSENDYATEIMLQQFVREQVEEEAIANIIVAKLKLIANSVSGLLILDKELGGRK